TTAACTATTGTCTAACATTTATGACATATAATTggctatattaatttttttttaaatcttgaatgcatgtcatttatttgttaatgtcttttaagttttttattttttcatataaACTAGTACTCATATaatttagagaaattaaaaatatatgaaATAATACTATTTAAATACCTTTAACTTATAAAAGCTATTTTTGAGTTTCAAACAAATAATACTGGGTTTGTTTgaatagtgtattatttgagatattatttggaataattactgtaatactttttgtgatatgatgtatgcgagataaaaaaatagttggaaatataaaaaggtgggttgggAAATGTGTATAAACAAACTCACAACTACTTagaagaataaaatgagaattCAAATGATTATATTAAACAGTATGTAACCACAAGTCCTCCTGCGCTGGTACCCACATAAACTATAAGGAAAATTCTCCAATTTCCACTTGGCAAGAATATGCCCAGGCATTACCGCGGGACCCACTCAACCCGGAGTAATATTCACGGCCTCATTaagaaaaaggggggaaaaaaaaaagattcacgGCCTCCCCCGCCATCTGACTCCTATTTTCTCCGCCGGAGACACCTTACAACCACCCCTTTCATTAACTCCACAGCTATCTAGTGCCAGGTACCAACCGACGTCGTTTTTTCCCCCTCTTTTAGTTTTACTTCAATTATAGTGCAAAAAAGTTATAAGTTAgttattttttcttcaattaaaTTTCTTCTTGTTCAAGGATTAGATTAATTACTAACTACGGAAATGTTTATTGACCATCAATAAGGATTTCCCTACTTTTTTATtggaggaaataaaaccctaggTTCATATTTGGCTTTTTTTTCTTGTAAgtgattatttttctttctgTGTCTGACTGACAAACCTTCTTGAGAGAACAGGTAGGGAAAACTGTTGTAAATGACCGAGAAGTATTTTTGGATATGTGCGGAATGTTGTGGTTTATGGTTTTGAGGCATTTTTATGGGAAATTGAATAAATTTCAGATTGATGATGGGTTGAAGGTGGAATTATTGATGGATTTATTCTCTGTGGTCTTTTGCAGGTTATTGGGAAAAGGGGCTGTGAAGATTTATTCATTGAATACTGAGGATTTGTTAATAAAGACGGATCGTTTTTATGCTGCCtgtttttcaaagtttttagATTTGATCACTAATGGCTGCTGCTGGTTCTTTGCAACTTTCCCATGAATTGGAAATTTGCAGGAACCATGTATGCAATAAGCAGTCGCTGGTACAGATGCTTATTTTCAGTCACCGTTATAGTTTGATCtaactttgttttttattttattttatttttaattttttcctcttACGGATAATAGTATCAATGTGCTCTGCTGCAGAATGTAACTGGAGGATGCAAAACTTACTTTCTTGGCAGCAATTTTACATCACTTATTTTGGTACTGTTTTCTTGCTTTTGCGAATTTACTCTATGCTTTGCTTTATTGGTGGTGTTACCTGTTGGAGTTGAATGTGTAGGTTCATCAAAGGGGGCGTTTTGTCTAGGATCATTTGTATGTTACAATGTTTGAATACTACAAAGATGGATTTAGCAATTTAGTTATGATTTCTATGTTGGTTTATACTGGTGAGCTTACTTGGGGATTGACTTCTATTCAATTCTTCCTGTGGACTTTAGTTTTGACTGTGCTAGGAGCGTCATTGACAGAGTTGGAAAGAAACTAGAATGCAATTTTGATGTAATGATTTCTTTCTTAAGGAGAATTATTTGATCCCTGACTTGATTTGCTTTTCTACTTGCTCCTATTGCTAAACCTTCTTAccatagccaaaaaaaaaattgaaaagaaaaaaataaagaacaagaagaaggagaagTTTGGCTTAATTTGGGTCAGCAGATTTATAAACTCTGTTTTAAATTAAGCTTTGGGTACTGTTCTGTTGAACTTATCGAGCTGCCTAATCTGACTCTTGATATCCTCCTTCTCGCTGGGATATATTCTCTATAACTCAAGGGGAGATTTTATTGGTATCTCATTGAAACCCATGCTATATGCAATTTGAATTTTGGGGGTTATAAGCTGCTATAATTAATTTTTGGTACAGCATTCTATCTTTGTGGTTTGCATGGTTTTGTTTATTTGCATGATGAAATTTGAGATACTTCTCCATGCCATGAGCAGACCTGACAGTCTCCCTTTTTTGCCTTCCAGAGGCGAAATTCTTGGACTCCTCAACTTTCGACCAGATTACGTTGGCAGACTAACTCTCTCCCTTACAAATACTATCAGTTCAAGTGTTACTCTTCACTAAGTCCTGGCCCCTCCTTTGACATTTCCACGGTTAAGAATGTTGCCTTAACACTAACAAGGTAATTGTTGGATTTGGGCTTCATTTCATGTTTGCCTTGAAGTCCAAATTTATGCATGTGTtgtagactttttttttcctgcatATGCTATCATCTGTTCAGGAAATTCTGATAATTGATAACTGTTTGCATGCATATGCTATCATCTATTCAGGTAGAAGAATGAGAAATTCgtaaaattcaaatagaaagggAGTCGGATTCATCAATGTAGCCTTAACTACTTGACATAAATGAAAATGTAGTATGATTGATAGATCAATCATTGGCTAAATCCTAATGTGGTTCCAAAGAACATTGCTTGGCGGTAATTGAGGCAGGTTGtgtgaaatatacatattattttTGGGACCTTAGTCTCTTAACTACATGCTTATTAATTGAAATAGGAGCATCAATTTTAGATTTGTTAGGGCACTCTATCATTATCCATAAAATCTGATCTTTACCTTCGTTTTCACCTAGATTTGGTATGAACAGCGTGAAGGTATGGGAACTGAACATGCAAGtaaaattggaaaatgaatgCAACTCAGAGTCATggtcactttatttgtttatggAGCTAGCAGTACTTCAGGCtcaattgcaaaaatttttaGCCATGGTACCAGATCTGTAGTCAGCTGTGACAAAAATTGTTACTTAAAAACATATCGAGTAAATGTTGATACTGAAGTGTTCCTTTGAGTCTATTATACATTGTCTCATATTCCATTGTGTTGAGTTTTTACTTGAGCTGTTGCTTTTTAGTGCTTCTGGATGGTTGTGTGTTTTTTGAAAAAGTGCTTCTAAGTTTCTAGAAGATTCATTAGTTACAGTTTGGTTCAAAGTatatttggatgaaattgaaaaattgGATATTGCACACTGGAAAAAGTTTGATAAATGTCACCCCATTTCTAAATGGCTGTTAGTTTTCCACCATGTCttttattgctttttttttcctcactaTTTTTGTTTAAACTTGACAAGCAGGTCATGCAACAACTTACTGGGTAGTCCTTTGGTGAATAAGCTGTTTCCTGCAGTAGGTATAGTTATTTTTACATTATGGGGTCTTGGGCCACTCATGCGGCAAAGCAGAAATATATTTCTTCATGTATGCACTCATCTCTACCTTCCTTTCACAAAATTCTTTCTTCTGTTTGTGCTGTCCTGTTGTTAATTATAAATTCCATGATCTTGCAGAAGAGTGATAATAGTTGGCAAAAGAGTAGCACGTGTTATGTTTTGACCTCTTATCTTCAACCATTTCTGCTATGGATAGGGGCTTTACTTGTCTGCAGGTTAGTATATTCATTTGGAAGATGAACTATCATTTGATGAGATTAACAATCATGTGACTTGGCATATTCTGAATATATTGACTTTGTCTACAGAGCATTGGATCCAGTAGTTCTTCCAACTGAAGCTAGTCGAATTGTCAAGCAACGGCTGTTAAATTTTGTAAGATCATTGTCAACAGTTTTGGCATTTGCCTATTGTTTATCAAGGTGAGTGATGTTCGTTGCAGCTCTAGTTtatctgaaaattttcttaattgctctaAATGTGTCGATATAAATTTCTGGCCCACTTCTGGGACTTTGTAGAGTTGATGATATTGGTTCTTCTTGAGCTTCATTGGACCATAGTTTAAGATCTGTGTTGAATCACTTTacatttttagtcaatttacctAAATTCTAGTAATTATGTGTAAAAATTTGTGTATTATGTTTTTGTAGAACTGAATTTTAACTTCTTTTGGCACCATTCTCTTGCTTTCTAAGGTGCcagttatttttctttcttgttttatcTTGTATTGGATTTCCAATTCAGGTCAAACTGACACTACATTTGTGATGGCTTCTTATGGAACTAAGCAGCTATTGATAATTTTTTGCAGTGTTATTCAGCAAGCACAGAAGTTTTTTATGGAGACAAATGAACCTGCTGATACTAGAAATGTATGTACATATGATATTTATTGCAACATGCTTCAATTTTACTTTTAAATCCTCTCAAAGACAAATTAGCAAACATTACTAGAACAGCATGGATTTTACTCTTTTAGTTCTTGTAGTGATTGAATTTACCGGACCAAAATTTCATCACAACTGAGGCTATTTCTCTTCTATATTTCTACAGTTCCGGTTGTGGATATCTAAAAAAATTAGTAGTCATATTTTTGAGAATCCTCTAAAATTTTGCTCAACTTTGTGTTGTCCGACTTGATGTGCtcgtgatttttttttccccttcattCATCAAATCATCCATGTTACTCCTGTTGTTTGGTAATCAAATCTCATGTAGCTTTCTTATAGTGCATAGAGTTTAGGTGCCATCAATCTAGACAAGTCTTGAGGTACAACTTGAACAAGTGGAATTTTTATTCGTGCACCTAAGTAACATCTCCTGCTGCACATTCTCTGTAGCATGCCTTTCCTCCTAGGCAGGTTGGTTGAATTGAATACTAATAGGCAGAAATCACAAGATGCTAGTCAATCATCATGTACTCTAACTAAATCACTATGCAGGAAATGTATCCATATTTTTTCTGATGCCAGTTATTGCATTGATTATGCTTTTGTCAGTTTATTAGGCTTTTCCTGCTGGAGCATGGTTTTTTAGTTTTCTAAATACGATCTGGTTGTATCATGTGCTTGTATCCTCTTTAGTCTTGCACTCTATTATTTTCATTCGAGGAGACGGAATGAGCTTTTCTGATGTCTGCTTATAAGAATTTTTAATGAAGAATACAGGAACCAAGAACAAATGGAGGCAGCATTTGTAGTTGTCTTGGTGATGTAAACTATTAGGATTTCTTGCTTATTTGCAGATGGGCTTCCAGTTTGCGGGAAAAGCTGTATACACTGCCGTATGGGTTGCTGCTGCCTCATTGTTCATGGAGTTGCTGGGTTTCTCAACCCAGAAATATCTCACTGCTGGAGGGCTTGGTACTGTCTTGCTAACACTTGCTGGTCGTGAGGTATGATTTAGATGTCTTTTTTTCTCAAGCGTTTATCCTTTTTCTAGTTGCAATTTCTTTACTTGGTCCAGGGATCTTGGTAGATTTACACAtatttaaaacatgattttatGCTTCTTGTGTACTTCatttgaattgtttctgctgTTACTATGCTCAGATCTTCACCAACTTTctttcaagtgcaatgattcaTGCGACACGGCCATTTGTTGTGAATGAATGGATTCAGACAAAGATTGAAGGCTATGAAGTTTCTGGTACTGTCGAGGTTGGTATTTTGGTTCTCTGCAACTTCTCCCGCTGTATTTTACTACTTCTAGGTGAAGAAGGGTTGAAGGAGAGTATCGAGAGAGAAAATATTTCTGttctgagattttttttttttattttatggaCGGACTACAGAGTGCTGTAGATGCACCTTAAATTTTTCCGAAGTTGATTTATGAAATTGTATTTTTGGGAAGAGAAAATACTCCCAGAactttcttggttttctttttgcAGACTTTagtaaatttttcctttttatctgTATTTACGTCTTTGACATTTTGCAGCATGTGGGGTGGTGGTCACCAACAATTATAAGGGGTGATGATCGCGAAGCTGTTCATATTCCGAACCACAAGTTTACAGTCAATGTTGTCAGAAATTTAAGTCAAAAAACTCATTGGCGGATAAAAACTCATCTAGGCATCAGTCACTTGGATGTGAACAAAGTCAACGTGAGGCCAGATTCTGGTTATACTTACCTTGGAATGGACCAAACTTTTGAATTTTGGTGTTGTTTTCTAAACTTTGACAATTgacatttctcttctttttttttttgggcagagCATTGTTGCTGACATGCGCAAAGTTTTGGCAAAAAATCCCCAAGTTGAACAACAGAAGTTGCACAGAAGAGTATTTCTGGAAAATATTAATCCAGAAAACCAGGCCTTGTTGGTCAGTTTTAACTCTTGAATTCTTACTTGCTGTATGTGTTTGTTCAGTTTATGCAACTGCTAGATCTAAGGTCGCTTAACATGATTATAAGGATTAACGGATGTGTCTGTACTTCGTCTATTAGCCAATAAAAGTTCTGACTGCATATGGTCTTGCATTCAATTGACTTTTCCTCCATGCCTATTAAGATGAGAACTTCCCATTCCTTTTCTGTTCAGATGTTGTTCTGTTTTAACACTTAAAGAATCTGGCACCTTTTTGCTCATTGATAAACCAAAAATTTACTACCTTCCCATATCAAGTCCTGCTGACATTGTGGCAAGAGGTTGAAAATACTTAAATACTCATGTTTTCTGTTATTTGAAGCTTTTGTGTTCACCAGGACTCTTTCAATTTTATagattttgaaaactttaattGATCTATCATCTCCATTTTGCAGATCTTTGTCTCATGCTTCGTGAAAACCTCTCATTTTGAAGAGTACCTATGTGTGAAGGTGAGACGAAAATTTTGTCAGAATTCCATTTAGTCAATACTGGGTCAAAGTGGTGCGGTATTGTTCTATTGATGCACTGTTATTTAAAATACAAGCATGAGGATTATTGAATTTCTTGTTACTCACAGTTGAGCTCTGGCATTGATGGAAGGCATGAGATACATGTTAGGGAACTGAATATACAGAAAAGATAAGCAAATAGCTTGATTAGTTACAATACAACTGTGCTAGTAAACTGCAGCTGCTTTTAAAAGTCATCTCCTGCAGTAATGTTTGGTTGTGTGACTGAACATAGCTCAGCTATTTACCTTTAATGCATTTATTAACTAAAAACGTAAGCAGAAGTTGTTCCAACTTGACTCCAAATGGGAGTACATCATGTTCTAAGTTGGAAATATGCAAAGATCAGCTAACTTGGTTTCATTTTTCATGAGAAACAGGAGACTATAATGTTGGATTTGCTTAAAGTCATCCGGCATCACCGAGCTCGACTTGCCACTCCAATCCGTACAGTTCAAAAAATATACAACGATGCTGATATGGAAAATATACCATATGGGGATTCCTTCTTTGACAGGGGGACAGCACCAAAGCGTCCATTGCTTTTCATTGAGCCCCCTTATAAAATCATCAATggagaagaaaggaagaaaatagaTGGTCGATCAGTTCGCGGAAGTGGTGGAGAGGATGGCAAGGCTACAGTGAGGCGAATACCAGATACTAAGGCTGAGGGTAGAGGTGGAACAAATCAAGGTTCTGATTCTAAATCTAAAGAGGCACCTTCATTTAAGGCAAAAGAGACATCAGCATCTGATTTGCAAGCTGATACCAAGGTTGGAGAAATGTCGAATCCTGATTCCAAAGAGGGGGTCTCGAAAGTTGAAGCAAAGCCTTCTGCGGATCCAAAAGTCAGTGATAAATTTCAAGTCAAAACGTCATCAGCTGGAACAAAGAGTGAAAGCAAGTCAACTGAATTGCCTACTGTTGACTCAAAGTTGTCAGCTGATAGcaaaatttccaacaaaagCCATCCTGCAAAAGCTGTCCAGGGCGGTCCTATGGGCAATGCTGCTGGAAATGCATCAACTTACTTACCAGAGCATGGAGGCGAGAAACCAGCTACCACATCCTCTACCAAGCAATTGAAGCAAGAAGATGATAGGCCACCCCATTCACAGCCATCTTCAACAAAACCTGTCATGGAAGAGAATATTGTTCTCGGCGTTGCTTTACAGGGCTCAAAGAGAACgcttccaattgaagaaggcaTGGTTCCCCAACCAAATTCTTCGGAACTGAAGGAACTGGCTAAATGTCACAGTGGCAACGGTACTCCATTGGTAGACAAGGACAAAAAGGAGATTGTACAATCAGAGAGTGCTAAGTCCGCTTCTGATCAGTTGGATCAGCAAGAGTAATGGGCTTTTGATTGCTCTATTGTTGGCTTAATCAACAGAAGTTGCAAAGCCCTCCTTTGTATGAGGCTACATTTCTCATTGACTTGTTAGTCGCTATAGCAAGATTAAACATTTTGTTCTGTGTAGATCACTAGTAGGGAACTCGTTGCAGTTATCCAGTCGCTTGTATATACTAAACAGTATTCGGATCAAGAGAGA
The genomic region above belongs to Coffea arabica cultivar ET-39 chromosome 7c, Coffea Arabica ET-39 HiFi, whole genome shotgun sequence and contains:
- the LOC113699045 gene encoding mechanosensitive ion channel protein 2, chloroplastic-like; the encoded protein is MAAAGSLQLSHELEICRNHVCNKQSLNVTGGCKTYFLGSNFTSLILRRNSWTPQLSTRLRWQTNSLPYKYYQFKCYSSLSPGPSFDISTVKNVALTLTRSCNNLLGSPLVNKLFPAVGIVIFTLWGLGPLMRQSRNIFLHKSDNSWQKSSTCYVLTSYLQPFLLWIGALLVCRALDPVVLPTEASRIVKQRLLNFVRSLSTVLAFAYCLSSVIQQAQKFFMETNEPADTRNMGFQFAGKAVYTAVWVAAASLFMELLGFSTQKYLTAGGLGTVLLTLAGREIFTNFLSSAMIHATRPFVVNEWIQTKIEGYEVSGTVEHVGWWSPTIIRGDDREAVHIPNHKFTVNVVRNLSQKTHWRIKTHLGISHLDVNKVNSIVADMRKVLAKNPQVEQQKLHRRVFLENINPENQALLIFVSCFVKTSHFEEYLCVKETIMLDLLKVIRHHRARLATPIRTVQKIYNDADMENIPYGDSFFDRGTAPKRPLLFIEPPYKIINGEERKKIDGRSVRGSGGEDGKATVRRIPDTKAEGRGGTNQGSDSKSKEAPSFKAKETSASDLQADTKVGEMSNPDSKEGVSKVEAKPSADPKVSDKFQVKTSSAGTKSESKSTELPTVDSKLSADSKISNKSHPAKAVQGGPMGNAAGNASTYLPEHGGEKPATTSSTKQLKQEDDRPPHSQPSSTKPVMEENIVLGVALQGSKRTLPIEEGMVPQPNSSELKELAKCHSGNGTPLVDKDKKEIVQSESAKSASDQLDQQE